From Heliomicrobium modesticaldum Ice1, a single genomic window includes:
- a CDS encoding alpha/beta fold hydrolase yields the protein MQPERREVTLPGIRLSYLEWKGEGTEPILLLHGLGDHALIWVLLAERLADRFHIIAPDMRGHGESDKPGSGYTFRQVIADMENLMDHLGWSDAHILGHSWTGKLAPIWAREHKERFRSMILVDPIFIVKMPAVMKLSFPILFRVLDSLKGMGPFRSYAEAETLAKSLRQYQGWSAHQQRVFREGLERKPDGRWGSKFVVPARNQIFDDVMRVAGLTEPITVPTLFVQPEKGVNRADFQMKPYITYLKNLEVRRIAGNHWPMLVEPEIFNRTIEDFLMKRLAQKKSREK from the coding sequence ATGCAGCCTGAACGCCGAGAAGTGACGCTGCCCGGGATTCGCCTCTCCTACTTGGAATGGAAGGGAGAGGGGACCGAACCGATCCTGTTGCTGCACGGTCTGGGCGACCACGCCCTGATCTGGGTGCTGCTGGCGGAACGGCTTGCCGACCGTTTCCACATCATCGCGCCCGACATGCGCGGCCACGGCGAGAGCGACAAGCCCGGCAGCGGATACACCTTTCGTCAAGTCATTGCCGACATGGAAAACCTGATGGATCACCTGGGGTGGTCAGACGCCCACATCCTGGGGCACTCCTGGACAGGCAAGTTGGCGCCCATCTGGGCGCGCGAGCACAAGGAGCGCTTTCGGAGCATGATCCTCGTCGACCCGATCTTCATCGTCAAGATGCCGGCGGTGATGAAGCTCTCCTTTCCCATCCTCTTTCGAGTCCTTGACAGCTTGAAAGGAATGGGACCTTTCAGAAGTTACGCCGAAGCGGAAACCCTGGCCAAAAGCCTGCGCCAGTACCAGGGGTGGAGCGCTCACCAACAAAGGGTCTTCCGGGAAGGGTTGGAGCGAAAACCCGACGGCCGCTGGGGCAGCAAATTTGTCGTGCCGGCGCGCAACCAGATCTTCGACGATGTGATGCGCGTCGCCGGCTTGACTGAGCCCATCACCGTGCCCACCCTGTTTGTGCAGCCTGAAAAAGGCGTCAACCGCGCCGATTTTCAGATGAAACCCTACATAACCTATCTCAAGAACCTGGAGGTCCGCCGCATCGCCGGCAACCACTGGCCCATGCTGGTCGAACCGGAGATCTTCAACCGGACCATTGAGGATTTTCTGATGAAGCGACTGGCGCAGAAGAAATCCCGGGAAAAGTAG
- a CDS encoding nucleoside recognition domain-containing protein, translating into MNAIWLFFLLGGIGIAAARGDVQKVTDGALKGAEMAVEVALGLIGAMALWLGIMRIAQEAGLIDLVARIARPFLIRLFPSIPSNHPALGHILMNLSANVLGLGSAATPFGMKAMQAMQELNQNRPEASEAMCTFLALNTSCITLIPATIISVRVAAGSANPTEIVGPTILATMVGMTVAVTADQLLRSYYRRRGG; encoded by the coding sequence ATGAATGCCATCTGGCTCTTTTTTCTATTAGGCGGTATCGGGATCGCCGCCGCGCGGGGCGATGTGCAGAAAGTCACCGACGGGGCCTTAAAAGGGGCGGAGATGGCTGTCGAGGTCGCCCTGGGGCTGATCGGCGCCATGGCGCTTTGGCTGGGCATCATGCGCATCGCCCAGGAAGCCGGGTTGATCGATCTGGTGGCCCGGATCGCCCGACCCTTTTTGATCCGGCTCTTTCCGTCTATTCCGTCGAACCACCCGGCGCTCGGTCACATCCTCATGAACCTGAGCGCGAATGTGCTCGGTCTCGGCAGCGCAGCGACCCCCTTCGGCATGAAAGCGATGCAGGCCATGCAGGAGCTGAATCAAAACCGGCCCGAGGCGTCGGAGGCCATGTGCACCTTTTTGGCGCTCAACACCTCCTGCATCACCTTGATACCGGCCACGATCATCAGCGTCCGTGTGGCCGCCGGTTCGGCGAATCCCACGGAAATCGTCGGTCCGACCATCTTAGCTACGATGGTCGGCATGACGGTGGCGGTCACGGCGGATCAGTTGTTGCGCAGCTATTATCGGCGACGGGGGGGCTGA
- a CDS encoding DUF2953 domain-containing protein: protein MTRLLFWTLMGGAVVVLMGVLVAYLPFTMQIRYHRNGEDDDFVVNWVLFGIPLNLITLPKASLKSKKTPPKILFRLKKLYQGKAHKQEKRVDRFPGIFMSAWPSLKRVLLMVRLEKSNFRLRHLRWETRIGGGDAKDTALLAGGLWTLKYMLAAWLERFADSVDGRPKVMVVPLYGSKRLDVRFDCTFTIRPGHIIVVGLWNGGYFPGNIPKIFTKAGAKKKQPSHADAPAVIGEERPREDQRQHSPIGVRLSRPVVNRPKRREKKLKIREKVKAGSQ, encoded by the coding sequence ATGACCAGGCTGTTGTTTTGGACCCTCATGGGCGGCGCTGTTGTCGTTCTCATGGGGGTTCTTGTTGCATATCTGCCCTTTACCATGCAGATCCGTTACCACAGGAACGGAGAAGACGATGACTTCGTCGTCAACTGGGTGTTGTTTGGCATCCCTCTCAATCTGATCACCTTGCCGAAGGCCAGTTTGAAATCAAAAAAGACGCCGCCAAAGATCCTGTTCCGCCTGAAAAAGCTGTATCAAGGGAAAGCGCATAAACAGGAGAAACGAGTCGACCGCTTCCCGGGTATTTTTATGTCCGCTTGGCCGAGTCTGAAACGGGTCCTTCTGATGGTTCGCCTGGAAAAAAGCAACTTTCGGCTCCGCCATTTGCGCTGGGAGACGCGCATCGGCGGCGGGGACGCTAAGGATACGGCTCTGCTGGCAGGCGGCTTATGGACGTTGAAATACATGCTGGCGGCATGGTTGGAGCGGTTTGCCGACAGCGTGGACGGCCGACCGAAGGTTATGGTCGTTCCTCTTTACGGCAGCAAAAGGTTGGACGTCCGTTTCGATTGCACATTCACCATCCGACCCGGTCACATCATTGTCGTCGGCTTATGGAATGGCGGTTACTTTCCAGGGAACATACCGAAAATTTTTACTAAAGCCGGTGCGAAAAAAAAGCAGCCCTCCCACGCCGATGCGCCTGCTGTCATTGGTGAAGAGCGACCGAGAGAGGATCAGCGTCAGCACAGCCCCATCGGCGTCCGCCTTTCTCGACCGGTTGTCAATCGCCCTAAAAGAAGAGAGAAGAAGTTAAAAATCAGGGAAAAAGTAAAGGCGGGAAGTCAATAG
- the scpB gene encoding SMC-Scp complex subunit ScpB — MIAIFPNSKSRVIEALLFVSSDPLSVETIAEATGFAAEEVRELLAGLKAEYDDQERGWQLEEVAGGFRLSTRAEFAPYIERLLRTPQPGLSNAALETLAIIAYHQPVTRAEIEQIRGVKADRSLATLLGKGLIQEVGRKEALGRPILYGTTDSFLRHFGLRSLADLPKLEEVFLQEELPLTGRDEHHNPEG, encoded by the coding sequence TTGATTGCCATCTTTCCCAATTCAAAGAGTCGCGTGATCGAGGCGCTCCTGTTTGTCTCCAGTGATCCTCTGTCTGTTGAGACGATTGCCGAAGCGACAGGCTTTGCCGCGGAAGAGGTGCGCGAACTGTTGGCCGGGCTCAAGGCCGAGTATGACGATCAGGAGCGGGGGTGGCAGTTGGAAGAGGTGGCCGGCGGCTTTCGCCTCTCCACCAGGGCTGAGTTCGCCCCTTACATCGAACGGTTGCTCCGGACGCCCCAACCGGGTCTTTCTAACGCCGCCCTGGAGACGCTCGCCATCATCGCCTACCACCAGCCTGTCACCCGCGCGGAGATCGAGCAGATCCGGGGCGTCAAAGCCGACCGCTCCCTGGCGACACTGCTGGGCAAGGGGCTGATCCAGGAGGTGGGGCGGAAAGAGGCGCTGGGCCGACCCATCCTCTATGGCACGACGGACAGCTTTCTTCGCCATTTCGGTCTGCGCAGCCTGGCCGATCTGCCCAAACTGGAGGAGGTATTTCTCCAGGAGGAACTGCCCTTGACGGGACGGGACGAACATCACAATCCGGAGGGATAA
- the trpS gene encoding tryptophan--tRNA ligase has protein sequence MKTVAFIQEGAFIVKKGKIFSGMRPTGQLHIGHLSVIENWIRLQDEYDCVFGIVDWHALTTSFDDVQALQRRIRDIALDWLSAGLDPEKSPIMVQSQVKEHAELHLLFSMMTPLSWLERVPTYKDQIQQFGAQGKDISMYGFLGYPLLQAADILIYKATHVPVGQDQIPHIELSREVARRFNHLYQTEVFPEPQVLLSEVPLLPGIDNRKMSKSYGNDIALSASSEEIKEKVRLMVTDPARVRKTDLGNPDVCVVHTYHKIYNDGEVCDIGDQCRKAGIGCVACKQRLAAKLETILGPIRERRAELLAKPGRVDEILAEGSLQARAKAADTMEQVREAMGVRGVMD, from the coding sequence ATGAAAACGGTCGCTTTTATACAGGAAGGAGCCTTTATAGTGAAAAAAGGTAAAATCTTCAGCGGCATGCGCCCGACGGGCCAACTGCACATCGGTCACCTGAGCGTGATCGAAAACTGGATCCGGTTGCAGGATGAGTATGACTGTGTCTTTGGCATTGTCGACTGGCACGCCCTGACCACGTCCTTTGACGATGTCCAGGCGTTGCAGCGGCGCATTCGCGATATCGCGCTTGACTGGCTGTCGGCCGGTCTCGATCCTGAGAAGAGCCCCATCATGGTCCAATCCCAGGTGAAGGAACATGCCGAACTGCACCTGCTCTTTTCGATGATGACCCCCTTGAGTTGGCTGGAGCGGGTCCCCACCTACAAGGACCAGATCCAGCAGTTCGGCGCCCAGGGCAAAGACATCAGCATGTACGGCTTCCTTGGGTACCCCTTGCTTCAGGCGGCGGACATCCTCATCTACAAGGCCACCCATGTGCCGGTGGGCCAGGATCAGATCCCTCATATCGAGTTGAGCCGCGAGGTGGCCCGCCGTTTCAACCACCTCTATCAGACGGAGGTCTTCCCGGAACCGCAGGTTCTCCTCTCCGAGGTGCCCCTGCTGCCCGGGATCGACAACCGCAAGATGAGCAAGTCCTATGGCAATGACATCGCCTTGTCGGCATCGTCCGAGGAGATCAAGGAAAAGGTTCGCCTGATGGTCACCGACCCGGCTCGGGTGCGCAAGACCGACCTGGGCAACCCTGATGTCTGTGTCGTCCACACCTACCATAAGATTTATAACGATGGGGAGGTCTGCGACATCGGCGACCAGTGCCGCAAGGCCGGCATCGGCTGTGTGGCCTGCAAGCAGCGGCTGGCGGCCAAACTGGAAACCATCCTCGGCCCCATCCGGGAGCGGCGCGCCGAACTGTTGGCCAAGCCTGGCCGCGTCGATGAGATCCTGGCCGAAGGGTCCCTTCAGGCCCGGGCCAAGGCGGCCGATACGATGGAGCAGGTCCGTGAGGCCATGGGTGTCCGCGGGGTCATGGACTGA
- a CDS encoding transglycosylase domain-containing protein, with translation MDLRSTPDPSWNDKNPPSGSPPPHPPRSLKKRLLQVTLGIFFLFFVSLVSLIFYYLHDRPELNASTLGSLAATSFIYDREGAVITALHGEQNRIPITLDEIPPTMKKAIVAAEDLRFYDHQGVDFRAIARALVTNFQDGRISQGASTITQQLVKNTFLNTDKTIKRKVQEAFLAFQIESRFSKEQILEMYLNRIYFGNGAYGVQAAAQTYFGKNAAALTLTEAALLASMPRAPSYYSPITNPEAALDRRNTILSIMARNGFASESEVEEAKKAPLPQQLHGLTQNRQFAAFIDHVVSELCTRHGYTEDQVFRGGLKIYTSLHPAVQQRVEAVLNDDSLYPPGPADQPVQAAMVVVDHKNGEILAIGGGRGYDGRRSFNRATQLRRQPGSAIKPIMVFAPAMEKGLIPEDIVYDGPMDFNGYAPTNYDGKFRGAITIREALAYSVNIPAVYLLKTVGTHHGVELSKRVGLPLTENDRYLSLALGGMTQGVAPLHMAGAYSALANGGIYVEPHAVVRVVDASGNEKVIEPKQERVLSPVAAYRVTDMLITAVQSGTGYRAQMRRPVAGKTGTTELPPLPEFKNVKGNKDAWFVGYTPEVTCAVWMGYDRTDRQHYLKQVYGGSYPAQMFREVLNSSLHDHPVEAFARPEGYQAHRTARYVGPKDVNPWVSPDDKKGELAENNSGGAPSPIPSVDDEMTPPGQTSQRPDPSARRLTPPGLEQPPLSSTGESTNAPHPASPPPSSASPAAPNPGTSAPAPGTSLPGSERPPLGHTAKKPPPAPPDRHSDPPEEHWVLFE, from the coding sequence ATGGACCTGAGGTCCACGCCGGATCCGTCTTGGAATGATAAAAACCCACCCTCCGGAAGCCCCCCGCCTCATCCTCCCCGTTCCTTAAAAAAACGGCTCCTTCAGGTGACCCTGGGCATATTCTTTCTTTTCTTCGTCAGCCTCGTAAGCCTTATCTTCTATTATCTTCATGACCGTCCTGAACTGAACGCCTCCACCCTCGGTTCGCTGGCAGCCACTTCCTTCATTTATGATCGGGAAGGCGCCGTGATCACGGCCCTCCATGGCGAACAAAACCGGATCCCTATCACCTTGGACGAAATCCCGCCGACCATGAAAAAGGCCATCGTGGCCGCCGAGGATCTCCGCTTTTACGACCACCAAGGCGTCGACTTCCGGGCTATCGCACGGGCGCTGGTGACCAACTTTCAGGATGGGCGAATCTCCCAGGGCGCGAGCACGATCACCCAGCAACTGGTCAAAAACACCTTTCTCAACACCGACAAGACGATCAAGCGGAAGGTGCAGGAGGCTTTTCTGGCCTTTCAGATCGAATCGCGCTTCAGCAAAGAGCAGATCTTGGAAATGTACCTCAACCGCATCTATTTTGGCAACGGCGCCTATGGGGTACAGGCGGCGGCCCAGACCTACTTTGGCAAAAACGCCGCCGCTTTGACCCTGACCGAAGCCGCCTTGCTGGCCTCCATGCCCCGGGCTCCCAGCTATTACTCGCCCATCACCAATCCGGAAGCGGCCCTGGACCGGCGGAACACGATCCTCTCCATCATGGCCAGAAACGGTTTCGCCAGCGAATCAGAGGTCGAAGAGGCCAAAAAAGCGCCCCTCCCCCAGCAACTGCACGGCCTGACACAAAACCGCCAGTTCGCCGCCTTCATTGATCACGTCGTTTCTGAGCTTTGTACCCGCCACGGCTATACGGAGGATCAGGTCTTTCGCGGCGGCTTGAAGATTTATACATCGCTTCATCCGGCAGTCCAGCAGCGCGTCGAAGCGGTGCTCAACGATGACTCCCTCTACCCGCCAGGACCTGCCGATCAACCGGTTCAAGCCGCCATGGTCGTCGTCGATCACAAGAACGGCGAAATCCTCGCCATCGGCGGGGGCCGCGGTTATGACGGCCGCCGAAGTTTCAACCGGGCGACGCAACTGCGCCGCCAGCCGGGATCTGCCATCAAGCCGATCATGGTCTTCGCCCCCGCCATGGAAAAGGGCCTCATCCCGGAGGATATCGTCTATGACGGGCCGATGGACTTTAACGGCTACGCGCCGACCAACTATGACGGCAAGTTCCGCGGCGCCATCACGATCCGAGAGGCGCTGGCCTACTCGGTCAACATCCCGGCCGTATACCTGTTAAAGACGGTAGGGACCCATCATGGCGTGGAACTCTCCAAACGGGTCGGTCTTCCCCTCACTGAAAATGACCGCTACCTCTCTCTCGCCCTCGGCGGCATGACCCAAGGGGTCGCGCCCCTGCATATGGCCGGCGCCTATTCAGCCTTAGCCAACGGCGGCATCTATGTAGAGCCCCACGCTGTCGTGCGCGTCGTTGACGCCTCGGGGAATGAAAAGGTGATTGAGCCGAAGCAGGAAAGGGTGCTCTCTCCCGTCGCCGCCTACCGGGTGACAGATATGCTGATCACCGCCGTTCAGTCCGGTACCGGTTACCGGGCACAGATGCGCCGCCCCGTCGCCGGTAAGACGGGGACGACGGAACTGCCGCCGCTGCCGGAGTTCAAGAATGTCAAGGGCAATAAGGACGCCTGGTTTGTCGGTTATACCCCGGAGGTGACCTGCGCCGTCTGGATGGGCTATGACCGCACCGACAGGCAGCATTACCTGAAGCAGGTCTACGGCGGTTCCTACCCGGCCCAGATGTTCCGGGAAGTGCTGAACTCATCCCTACACGATCATCCTGTAGAAGCCTTTGCCCGGCCGGAGGGGTATCAGGCGCACCGGACGGCCCGGTATGTGGGGCCAAAGGATGTAAACCCCTGGGTTTCCCCCGATGATAAGAAAGGAGAGCTCGCAGAGAACAACAGCGGGGGCGCGCCATCCCCGATCCCTTCGGTTGACGACGAGATGACGCCGCCAGGCCAAACCTCACAGAGGCCGGATCCATCGGCGCGGCGGCTCACACCGCCGGGATTGGAGCAGCCGCCCCTTTCATCGACAGGGGAATCGACGAATGCCCCCCATCCCGCTTCCCCGCCGCCATCGTCAGCCTCCCCGGCAGCGCCAAATCCGGGAACATCGGCACCGGCACCGGGAACATCTTTGCCGGGCTCTGAGCGCCCTCCCCTGGGGCACACCGCCAAAAAACCGCCACCGGCGCCCCCGGATCGTCACAGCGATCCTCCGGAGGAACATTGGGTCCTCTTCGAATAG
- a CDS encoding bifunctional 5,10-methylenetetrahydrofolate dehydrogenase/5,10-methenyltetrahydrofolate cyclohydrolase codes for MTAQYIDGKAIAAQLRAEIKAEVASLREQGIVPKLAVILVGDDPASVVYARSKEKAAANLGIAFELFTLPGDTTEAALLALIERLNADAAVHGIMVELPLPKQISKEKVLEAIHPLKDVDGVHPLNRGYLMAGQPGLVPATPMSCMELLARSGVELAGKRVVIIGRGETVGKPLFFLLLRRNATVTVCHTRTKDLAAEVRRAEIVIAAAGKAGLVTGEMIAPDAVVIDAGINEGEDGNIVGDVKTAEAAERASLISPVPGGVGACTTALLFRNVLFGLKLQGGMAHE; via the coding sequence ATGACGGCCCAATATATCGACGGCAAGGCCATCGCCGCCCAACTGCGGGCGGAGATCAAGGCAGAGGTCGCCAGCCTCCGTGAACAGGGGATCGTGCCCAAACTGGCCGTCATCTTGGTCGGAGACGATCCGGCGTCAGTAGTCTACGCCCGTTCCAAAGAAAAAGCGGCGGCTAACCTGGGCATCGCCTTTGAACTGTTCACACTGCCCGGCGACACGACTGAGGCTGCTCTCTTGGCCTTGATTGAAAGGCTGAACGCCGACGCCGCCGTCCACGGGATCATGGTTGAACTCCCGCTGCCCAAACAGATTTCCAAAGAGAAGGTGCTGGAGGCCATCCACCCCCTCAAGGATGTAGACGGCGTCCACCCCCTCAACCGGGGCTATCTCATGGCCGGGCAGCCCGGACTCGTGCCGGCAACGCCGATGAGCTGCATGGAACTGTTGGCACGTTCCGGCGTTGAATTGGCCGGCAAGCGCGTTGTCATCATCGGTCGGGGCGAGACAGTGGGCAAGCCGCTCTTCTTCTTGCTCCTTCGCCGCAACGCCACCGTCACCGTCTGCCACACCCGCACAAAAGACCTGGCCGCCGAGGTGCGCCGCGCCGAGATCGTCATCGCTGCCGCCGGCAAAGCCGGGTTGGTCACCGGGGAGATGATCGCTCCCGACGCGGTTGTCATTGATGCCGGTATTAACGAAGGCGAGGACGGGAACATTGTCGGCGATGTGAAGACGGCAGAAGCGGCGGAGCGGGCGTCGCTGATCTCGCCGGTGCCCGGCGGCGTCGGCGCCTGCACGACGGCGCTGCTTTTCCGCAACGTCCTTTTCGGGTTGAAACTGCAAGGGGGAATGGCCCATGAGTGA
- a CDS encoding segregation and condensation protein A: MAYRVSLPVFEGPFDLLVHLIEKNQVNIYDIPIAQIAAEYLAYLQQLDELDLERASAFLLMAAQLLAIKARMLLPKPPKAEAETEGDEGEDPRRELVDRLIEYRRYKAVAELLKEREVDRNRRFSRVVDPTTLAHLFVEENPLEGVMIGDLLAALRKALSRRAKEEPVAAIPREEVSVQARMQELLTSMAQLPPHAPIAFSTLFAGRWRPAEIIVTFLAMLELVRLKKVRVLQREAFDEIYLLASQL, from the coding sequence ATGGCATACCGGGTCAGCCTGCCCGTTTTTGAAGGTCCCTTTGACCTGCTCGTCCACCTGATCGAGAAAAACCAGGTCAACATCTATGACATACCCATCGCCCAGATCGCCGCCGAGTACCTGGCGTACCTTCAGCAGTTGGACGAGCTCGACCTGGAAAGGGCCAGCGCCTTTTTGCTCATGGCGGCTCAACTGCTGGCGATCAAGGCGCGTATGCTCCTGCCCAAACCGCCCAAGGCTGAGGCGGAGACAGAAGGGGATGAGGGCGAGGATCCGCGCCGGGAACTGGTCGACCGTTTGATTGAGTACCGCCGCTACAAGGCGGTGGCGGAACTGCTCAAGGAACGGGAGGTGGACCGGAACCGCCGCTTCAGCCGCGTCGTCGACCCGACCACCTTGGCCCACCTCTTTGTGGAGGAGAACCCGCTGGAAGGGGTGATGATCGGCGACCTGCTGGCAGCCTTGCGTAAGGCCTTGAGCCGCCGGGCCAAGGAAGAGCCTGTCGCCGCCATCCCCCGCGAAGAGGTCTCTGTGCAGGCGCGGATGCAGGAACTGCTCACGTCGATGGCCCAGCTGCCGCCCCATGCGCCGATCGCTTTTTCCACCCTCTTTGCAGGGCGCTGGCGTCCGGCGGAGATCATCGTCACCTTCTTAGCCATGCTGGAGCTGGTGCGGCTGAAAAAAGTGCGCGTGCTCCAGCGGGAGGCCTTCGACGAGATTTACTTGCTGGCGTCGCAGTTGTAG
- a CDS encoding site-2 protease family protein — protein MFDFDLTSLVARAPAILIALALHEYAHARMAVWLGDPTPRWEGRLTINPLPHLDPIGTLMLIFGPFGWAKPVGVNPYNFRGNKQRGMMLVALAGPLMNVLLAIISVALFVGFGDIAEARHLLRSMIGINVGLAVFNLLPIPPLDGSKVLAGLLPARNQGWLRQLEQYGPILLLVLVFFPALSRVIFWPLYEALYNVVFPVGSAIGQILF, from the coding sequence ATGTTTGATTTTGACCTGACGAGCCTAGTGGCCCGGGCGCCGGCCATCCTGATCGCCTTGGCGTTGCACGAATACGCCCACGCCCGCATGGCCGTCTGGCTGGGCGATCCGACACCGCGCTGGGAAGGCCGGCTCACCATCAACCCGCTCCCCCACCTGGATCCGATCGGAACACTCATGCTCATCTTCGGTCCCTTCGGCTGGGCCAAACCAGTCGGCGTCAACCCTTACAACTTCCGCGGCAACAAACAGCGGGGGATGATGCTCGTCGCCCTGGCCGGCCCGTTGATGAATGTGCTCCTGGCGATCATCTCGGTGGCTCTTTTCGTCGGTTTCGGCGATATCGCTGAGGCGCGTCACTTGCTGCGGAGCATGATCGGGATCAACGTGGGCTTGGCCGTATTCAACCTGCTCCCCATCCCGCCCCTTGATGGTTCGAAAGTCCTGGCCGGACTCCTGCCAGCTCGGAACCAGGGCTGGCTGCGTCAGTTGGAACAATACGGACCGATCCTCCTGCTGGTGCTCGTCTTCTTCCCGGCGCTGTCAAGGGTGATATTTTGGCCTCTTTATGAAGCCTTGTACAATGTGGTCTTCCCCGTAGGCAGCGCCATCGGGCAAATCCTATTCTAG
- the ytfJ gene encoding GerW family sporulation protein, whose translation MVSHPIEALMKTAMQSIKEMVDVNTVVGDAVEAPDGSLIIPVSRVACGFAVGGSEFAEPKEAPIPDAEAVLPFGGGSGAGVSVQPVGFLVVHQGTVRLLPVDGNAVMDRLIDLAPQVLDRIRDIVNDKDDEEEVPITVCDQAEEKAH comes from the coding sequence ATAGTGAGCCACCCCATTGAAGCATTGATGAAAACCGCCATGCAGAGCATCAAGGAAATGGTCGACGTGAACACCGTCGTCGGAGATGCTGTGGAAGCGCCGGACGGCAGCTTGATCATCCCCGTATCCCGCGTGGCCTGTGGGTTTGCCGTCGGCGGATCTGAATTCGCAGAGCCGAAGGAGGCGCCTATTCCCGACGCGGAAGCGGTGCTTCCCTTCGGCGGTGGCAGCGGTGCCGGCGTCTCGGTGCAACCGGTCGGGTTTCTCGTCGTCCATCAGGGGACCGTTCGCCTGTTGCCTGTTGACGGCAATGCAGTCATGGACCGTTTGATCGACCTCGCCCCTCAGGTGTTGGACCGCATCCGCGATATCGTGAACGATAAAGACGACGAAGAAGAGGTGCCGATCACCGTCTGTGATCAGGCCGAGGAAAAGGCCCACTGA
- a CDS encoding cyclodeaminase/cyclohydrolase family protein, which yields MSDIFARSLREVIAEAASAAPTPGGGSVSAITGAFGAAMVAMVANLTVGKEKYRDVEAQVREQLQRLEGITARLEGLVRADMEAFAAFMAVYKLPADTDEEKAARARARQAAAIQATEAPLAIGDACIEALEAAVVLAAIGNNRAISDVGVGAYLAEASLKSALLSVDINLPAIDDAAYVDKAKGRRDRLLAEAERLRAQAVHIVSKRIHG from the coding sequence ATGAGTGACATCTTTGCGCGGTCGCTGCGGGAGGTTATCGCCGAGGCCGCGTCGGCAGCGCCCACACCGGGCGGCGGTTCTGTTTCGGCCATCACCGGCGCCTTTGGCGCAGCCATGGTGGCTATGGTGGCCAACTTGACCGTAGGGAAGGAAAAATACCGAGATGTAGAAGCCCAGGTGCGGGAGCAACTGCAGCGGCTGGAAGGGATCACCGCACGGCTGGAAGGGCTCGTCCGGGCTGACATGGAAGCCTTCGCGGCATTCATGGCCGTCTACAAACTGCCTGCAGATACGGATGAAGAAAAAGCGGCCCGGGCAAGAGCGCGCCAGGCTGCGGCTATTCAGGCCACCGAGGCGCCGCTGGCCATCGGCGACGCCTGTATCGAGGCATTAGAGGCGGCCGTGGTGTTGGCGGCTATCGGCAACAATAGGGCCATCTCCGATGTGGGCGTTGGCGCCTACCTGGCCGAAGCGTCCCTGAAGAGCGCGCTGCTCAGCGTCGATATCAACCTCCCCGCCATCGACGATGCCGCCTATGTGGACAAGGCCAAAGGGCGTCGAGACCGGTTGCTCGCCGAGGCCGAGCGTCTGCGCGCCCAGGCTGTCCATATCGTCAGCAAACGGATTCATGGGTAG
- a CDS encoding spore maturation protein → MPAAILDTLSQWTVPVLFAVVLAAGALRGVKVYDAFVAGAEEGFSIAVKLIPYLVAMLTAIGIFRETGAMDMVMALLHPITSSLGIPGEILPLAVMRPLSGSGALGVATELIQTYGADSFIGRLASTMQGTTDTTFFVLTIYFGAVGVRRYKYSLYTGLLADVTSFFASVYFCKIFFK, encoded by the coding sequence ATGCCCGCAGCGATCCTGGATACCTTATCCCAGTGGACTGTCCCGGTGCTTTTTGCTGTCGTGCTCGCAGCGGGAGCGTTGCGTGGCGTCAAAGTCTACGACGCCTTTGTGGCCGGCGCCGAAGAAGGTTTTTCCATCGCCGTCAAATTGATCCCCTATCTGGTGGCCATGCTGACGGCCATCGGCATCTTCCGCGAGACCGGCGCTATGGACATGGTGATGGCCTTGTTGCATCCGATTACATCCTCCTTAGGAATCCCCGGCGAAATCCTTCCCCTGGCGGTGATGCGCCCCCTTTCGGGAAGCGGCGCCCTGGGCGTCGCCACCGAATTGATCCAGACCTATGGCGCTGATTCCTTCATCGGTCGATTGGCGTCGACGATGCAGGGGACGACAGACACGACCTTCTTTGTCTTGACCATTTATTTTGGCGCCGTTGGCGTGCGCCGATACAAATACAGCCTATACACCGGCTTGTTGGCAGATGTGACTAGTTTTTTTGCATCTGTCTACTTTTGCAAAATTTTCTTTAAATGA